The sequence taagggtaccttgagcatgagaatcatgcatcctatgactcttttgatgtctttttaaatggcctgttcccccactactactacaaccataaagtttggcacattttttacattttgctttctagactccatcaaccataattctatcaaattcattccatacagcactagtcctcttacgagaagatgtttgatcttcactcgattcactagttctagaggaactaggaacatggggttggggattagtttcttctccctcagaaacagaagaaatgccaaaatgactttcctcaaaagatgacatatctaaattgatgaatgcaaaaaataaaaactaaccacaaggaggaattgagtagagggtcagagggcagaggtagagccgagattctgagctttctcttgtgctctcaacaggagtgaccttctcttctcaacagaaaCCTCCTCTtttgtagcacttgaacacttgctaaatgcaaactaaaaattaaattgctagaagagcactttaaagagagaaatagttgtagtagagaaggagagaatagttggtttggtgtagtgagaatgagggaggaaaggggaatttataggactccaaaattatttttccCCAAAAGacccctcaaattagccgtttttggactgttgggaggggtattttgggaaaaaaccaaaaaatagccgttggaaacggctattttcttccCCCCAGCCAGACGAGCCGTGCCAGGCAGGGCCCGTAACGggtccaaacgggccgtgccaggcacgacccgtctcgtgccaggcacggcctgtaacgggcagaatttttctgccagacgggccgtgccaggcacggcccgtttggaccCGTTAcgagccgtgcctggcacggcccgtttggacccgttacgggccgtgcctggcacggcccgtctggcagCCCGTgatgggccgtgcctggcatggcccgtctcgtgccgtgccgggcccggcccgtctcgtgccgtgccgggcccggcccgtctcgtgccgtgtcgggcccggcccgccaatccACGGGCCTAGGGCCGAGCTGGGCTTGGGTTTTTGGCTgagcgggccgtgcccggcacggcccgtttagtccgtggcccggtgggcctgggccgggccggcccggcacggcccgatgcccatgaCTGGCAGTTGCAGAGCAGTTAGTACTACAAAAGATTCACACTGAAAAGAATCCAGCTGACATGATGACGAAAGTTGTGACTAGAGAGAAGCTAAAACTTTGTGCCGAATTGGCCGGCATGGATTCTAACTAGCAAGTTATAGTATATTCTCCTTCCTTTGTGGGCTAGTGGAGGAGATTGTAAGTAGATCCAGCCTATTTGGAGAAGACCAACAGCCCACTAGGGCtttatctttgtttttttgTGCAGGACCACGTGTGTGTgcggcatatgaggcgggtgacaCAAAATAAAGTGCGGCtgagaaaccaaaaaaaaaggtagtAGCGCGCagtagaggaaaagaaagaaagaaagaaagagcacGAGGCACAGGAGAAGACCAAGCGCCCAAGGAGAGTGGAAAATCTCAAGTTTTGCACATCTCTCCATCTGCATGAGACACGCTGGTCCGGAAACTTGGAGGCTTATATACTGGTAGGAGTGAGTATCGGTCCATCAAGTGGTGCGAAGACCATCGAACCTTGTTGGGTCATGTTTCATCAGGCCAAGGTTAAAAGAATAGAGAGCACCATGATCACTAAGGTCAATGTATAATTTTCACTCAAGAGTATAAAAGGATGAGAACTAGTATTTTTTGTGGAAAGTCTCTGGTGAGGACCCTAAGAGATCCGTTCTCTGTAGAAAGACTTCTTGTGATTATGACATACTGGaaattttatgtattttttgaAGTGGATTTAAACTAGTAATCTGACTGGAATGTGATCATAATAAATGTGGATCTCATTGTATTTTTTTGGATTTCAGTTTGATTACAATTTGGCTTTTTAATTAGTGAGATTATACTATGACATGCGTTAAATGTGGCTCTAAACTTGCACCATGGGCGTTAAATATGGTTTTCAAGCCTACCACATGGATAAGCTTGGCCATAGTTATGGCTGTTGAATTATTATTTGTTGGTTAATATTTTGAGTATTTGGATAATTCAGAAAGTATGAAatattgatttcaaaactatagcCTTGCTAAAACATATCGTATTACTTTATGAAATTATCTTATTAAAGCAGGACTAGTTAATCTTGAAGAATGCTGTCTACCTCGGGCTCCTCTAGAGACCGTTTTCCCAGGTACCATCGACTTAAAATCACAGCtttgtatataaaaaaaaaacctaaaaatCATCATAATTAATCTTCATTTCTCAATCTGTATTCTAGAATCAcatatcctttattttttttaatacctTTCTTCTATATCTTTTGCTAGGTGGGAGTTGGGTAAGCCTCAAATATAGCGGAGTTCTCCCAATTCGTGATGGAAAAGAAGTAGAGTCTCAGTAGTACTCCTttgtgtttttatatatataatttttgagaaaataattaatttaagtAGGTCGAGACAGTCTGCAACTGTACGTGGATTGAACTCCTTGACCGAGTCCTAAACAACGGTTTCCCTCCTCAAGTCCGCTTCCAACTCAAACCTCGTTCCTTTTTTAAGTGTCGAGCGAGACTTCAAACCTCTTCGCCCAGCCATGGATTCAAAGCACCAAACCATCCTCAAGAAGCCGATGGGAACTCTCGCCAAGAAGAAGACAATAAAGACCTacaacaacagcagcagcagcagcgtgTGGGCTGATCTCCACGAATCGCTTCTCGGCCTGATCCTCGACCACCTTCCTCTCCCGGACCAGCTTCAATTCAGCTTGGTCTGCCGCTCCTGGCGTGCCCTCGCCGTCACCCGTCCCGTCACCGTCCCCCTCCTAATGCTGCCCCCCGACGACCCCGGCTCCGAAACCCGCACCTTCTACAGCCCCCTCGACGGCACTTACCACGACGTCCCCCTCCCCGGCTCCTCCAAGAAGCTCTGCCTCGCCTCCTCCCATGGCTGGCTCCTCTTCGCCGACCCCTACTCCGACGAGCGCTTCCTCCATCACCCCTTCTCCAATGCCCGCATCGACCTCCCACCGTGGCCGTTCAGTTCCATCCCCGTCGATGCCACTGTCGGCCTCTCCTTGCCCCCCACCGACCCCGGCTGTGTCGTCGTGTTCATGTTCGACTCTTGCTTCGTCTACTGCACCATCGGCGATGCCGCGTGGTCGACCGTCGCCATGAGCAGCCGCTGGCCCACTGTCGTCGACTGCGATGCAGTTGCCTGCAACGGAAGACTATATGTCGTTAGCCCGTGTCGCCAGTTAGGCGTCGTCGACGTGTTTAATGGCGTGCCTAGGCTGAGTTGGCTAGATTTGGACGACAGCCGCGTGCGGCGCGTGTGGCCGGACGTCCACAAGAGATGGTACGTCCTCGAGGCATCGGGGACTATTTTGCTGGTTTTCAAGGACAGCAAGACGTGGTATCCAAAGGTCTTCATGGCGGACATGGACGAGATGGCGTGGTTGGAGGTCGAGGGTTTCCGCGATCGAGCGCTGTTCCTGGGGAAGGGGGGTTCGTTTTCGGTGTCGAACGCCGGGAGGATTGGCCAGGGTAACCGCATACATTTTGCTCTGCAACGCTGGGGGTATCCCACCGGGGAGGACAGGAGGTTCATGGTGGTGTACAACATGGACGGCAAGCATGGGCATGCTTCATGGCTCCTCCAGTCGAGCTGGGCGAAGTTTTCTATTCTGGATACGAATGACATTGGTTGGGAATCGTCGCATTGGTTGCTTGCATCAACCGGAGGTCTTTGAACTATGAAGGCTGGGTGTGATCGACCCTTtcaatattttttctctttcttgttcgCTGTTAACTTGCCTACGGTATTCTGGTTTTCGCTTTTATTGTTATGGCTTATAAATTTTAATAGAAAAAGCATTGCATTGGATACTCCCTAAAATCTTATGATATGGATAAATTGAACCCCACCGGGAATTGGGCACAAACCCTAATGCGCTTTATAATTCCCAAACCCTAAtgccgattttattgttttaaaattcTGAAGATACCCCCAAAACCTCCATCAGTTTGGTTACAGCGCACGTATGACCCAAATCTCTTCTCTATTCAAATAGCTTCTTTATTCCATGAATACAAAAAAGATGTGGATAAAGAAGAATCATTCCCACACGCACATCCACCTCAAATCTCATATTTCTTCATGCACGCCGGACCCAAATCTTTTCTTCCCCGTTTGTTAAATCTTTTCTTCCCAATTTGGTAACTTCCTTTCTTGAAAGGGTCAACTGAAAATAATACTTCTCCTTAGTCCATTAATGCATAAAAGGGCCCTATAAAGAAAAATTCTCCACTCTATTTTATCATTCCCTTCACATCcaatattaaaaaacaaaatttgtAGCATCTCTTTATCCCTGCTTTTTAAACTGTCATGACTTTAATGAATATAGGTAGCCCCATTTTCATAGTTGTTTTCTCTTATGGTAGCGAAGCCTACGTTATGTCAATCTCCGAAGATACAAATCTCAATCATATTTACTCTTTCTTTGCTGATATAACTAGATTGGAATTGCTGATAAAGATGAAGTCTCTTGCctaaaagaagaataaaatatcTGTATGTAGAAGATATGTTAAATCTGGTCATATTACAATTGCTTAGATTTTTTCAGGACATGAGAGCTTGCCAGTCCATTGTGGGAGGTAAATTTCAGAAGCTATGAGACCTACATACGTGTACCCACCACCCCAGTGTGGGAGGTTATAGTTTTAAAGAACAAGTTTGCCATACAGTGGGGTCGAGCTAGATAAAATCTTGACCATCAAATTTAACGCAATTGTCAATAATTGATGAAACACAAAATGACATAGTCCCATCAGAGACAGATGATTAATACTCTAAAcaaatcatcaaaaaaataaaactaaaaacatGAACGGACTAATTGACAACTCAATCCAAGTTCCTAGTCTAAATAGGACAAGATATTATTTCAACACTATGCTTCCGTCTTCTCCAGGACTCAATAGTAGCATTTCCACTTCTCCTGGACTCCATAGCTTGGATAGGAGAATCCACCACTGATTAACTCTCGCGCCATGATCATGTATGCCTTCTGTGTTAAATGAATTCCATCCCAACTTATATGTTGAGCAGGGTTGTCGCATGTTGAAGCTCCAGGAGAACCACACATTTTGGAGGCATCAAAGTTATACACACCGCCACTTCCACAACAAGCTTTCATCAATGAATTCTTGGCAAATCCTATAGTTAAAAAAGCTAGAGTAAATTAGTTTCATATATTTATAATGTAATTGTAGAAATCAAGAATGATGTGATATATTGATTTTTGAACCATAACATACCTAAATCCACTGCATTGTCAAGTAGATGCAAGAAGGCATGGTAGTAATCTGCATACATGATGATAACATGAGGATGTGACTTCCTCAACTCTTGTATTGCTTCTTGAAGTTTTAAATTATGGAGCATGGCAAAGGCATTAAGTCCTTTAAAACACATTCTGTCGTCATAAGCATCTGGATCTGATGAACGCGATGCTGTTAAGTAGCTTGGAAAACATCCAATTGGAAAATTCCCAGGAATAACTAGTTGAACAGCTCCCATATCTATCACTTCCTAAAATATATTCAGCACAAATATAATGTTAGCACGTACTATAACGAAGACATGATTGCATAACCATTCAATTAATTAATTGCATCAAACAGGAATAATCGATATTTCTCATGCATTTTGatatcgtttttttttttattttgagtaAATTTCATGACATTATCTTAGATCATGCATCATTACTCGACTAGGCAGTACAAGCAATGCATGCTGAAGACATATTAGTGAtgtaattaatttatatttgttATTATCTTATcgatttttataattatttaaaactGTGAACTAAACAAGTACATATGTGAACATGAGGCATCATCATCTAATGCTCCAACTATAATAGTTCTAACCAAGTAAAATCTTATTATTGTTTTTACATGCTTGGACATTAGTCTTATCATCTTCATATTTCCAATTTAATTTGATCCATATCTTTTTTGTCCATTATATCTGAGAGTATCTTAACTAGTATTCGAAATACTTCTGAGAAAGTTGTGCAAAAGAGGATGATATAACATAGCACTGTTTCTTTGTTAGGAAGAGAGCATGAGAGAAGTTATGAAGATACTGGTCTCCTATAGAAGAAAAGAGACTTTACCTTGGAAGCATTTATTATGCTTTGCACAACATGTGGAACATAACTTATCACCTCTGTAATGGATTTTCCTCCAAAGAAAGCGTAATTATAGTCATTGCCTCCAATCTCTCCCACCAAAAACAGAGCATGATTAAGCTTTTCAGCACAATCTATAGATTCATCGAAACAAtacataaaaattaattaagagTATGAGATGGTTGCATTAGAATCTTATTCATAAAATGCATTACTTGTTAAAAGGAATAAAGAAAGTCAGAGCCAAAGATTAACAAATTATAAAAGGACCTGTTTCTGATGAGCAAACAGAATCAAGATGGGTCTTCAACCAATCAAGCTGAACATTCAAAGAACTAttagtataaggcatcaaaaTGCCCCTTTCCTCGAAAAAGGAATGGTCAAGTGCAGTGGCCCCAGCTACAGCAAAATTGACTCCATGGTTGAAATTAGCCTCCTTGTCCAAATAAGGATTGACAAAAGGAAGATTGAGGGACGAAGCTGAAAAAAGAAAGCATAAGAATTAAGGCCCAGTGCTTATGCAGCTAACTAATACATAAGAATCAAGACATTATAAACCCTCAAGTTTTAAAAATGTTTAAGAAAAGTCCACCATCTTAACCTAGATGCATATCTGTCTCTGTTCATGTTGTCActtcccaaaacctacaacgaacCAATGGATGTTGCAGTTTGGCATACGGATGTGCGTCCCATGGTAAACCATGCAGCCCTTTCAACAGCACAAAGATGAGCACAATTATTTAAAAAGCTTATATGAAACCGTCTCGAACCTTTCATGCATcctgtattatttattttttttctttttaatatttaattgaTATACACATATTCCACGTCTCTGTACATACTGATGAATTTATACCATCTGCAAATTAAGCAATGGCACGCATGCAGAAACCATCGAACCCCATAGAAAACTAAAAGCTATGCATCATGTAAGGAAGAGTGCAatgcatgcatgctgaaaacgatagaaatataaaaaaagcTATAGCATATAACTATGGCAAGGAAATATTACCGAGGTAGTCTATCATGAGAAGTCCGTCGGAGCAACGCCCGGTGGGCCTGTGAAAAGTGGTCTCGCCGTATGGAAGGTGTGCGATGGGTGCAAAAGCCCCGCCCACACCCTCTCGAAGGAGGTTGCCAGTGTCGGCAATGGAGTCTCCCAAGCTATATATGGCCTTGATGTAGCACCCTTCCCTCTCCTCGAGACCAGCTGAAGTCCAAAAGAATAGCAccaaaaagagaaaggagacGGCCTTGAGCGGAGAATTAGACTTGGGAGCCATAGGTGGAATCACCCTTTGCTGCCTTGGAGGAAAGCGAGAGAGAAGAAGTTCGGGACCTACCTGTGAGTCCTGCGGGGGATTTTATAGAAGAAGAGTTGTAGAAAGGGCTGGAAAAGAATATCTAGTTCGGATCCTAGTAGAAAGAGGAGACTAGAAGCCGTTTTCTCTTTAAAAAGCTTACGGTAAGGCATAAAAAAAACCAGGAGTCCCAATAGGATCACAACTGTAATCCTTCTGTGAGGCCCATAAAAAAAACCGGTCGAGCCTATCCGCCGCGAGAATCGCGGCGGAGCAACGACCCCAAGTTTATCCCCTCACTCCCGAGATTATCCCCTTCGGAAAACCCTCTAGAAATCTTCCATCTCTCAACGATCCACCCACCTCTGAGCTCCACCGAGCACCTCTCCTCCTACTCCTTCCTTTTCTCCGGTGGCCGGGGTGCCGCCTCGGCCAAGCGCCGCCgccgaagccccttcttccctcTAGACCACCGCCCCTATTCCTCTGTTCCAACGAACCGAGCCTCCTTCCCCTGTTCCGGACCAAAACCGAGGATGCTCTCGGTTTTCCCCTCCTCTCCGGCCGCCGCCTGCTGTCGACGGCTGGCCGTCGACCACCAAAGCCCGGCCGCCGCTGGACCatctcctttctcctcttccctctcttccttcccgacttcatctcctcctccttattttcttcttcttcccattcttagtttcttatatttatttattactcTCTATAAATATATGGATTTTGTTGTTCTTTTGTTGCGCTCTCTCCAAATCATCCAAAAAACAGCAGTTATCAAGCAGGCCCAAGCCCTTTTGTTGTTCTTATTCGACCGACGACTTCTCCCGAGAAAccatattatgaatgaaacatatTTAACTCTATATTCTAttgtataaataaaatatttttttaaaaaataaataaataagttttTTTAAGACTTATTTACATCTTAAAAAATTATTCGGGGCGATCAATCATAAAAGATCCATTTTTTTGGAACAAATAAACTATAAACTTCAAAGGAAGAATTTTTAATCATCAATTCTATTTGGGAGGTAGATGAGCTCCgttttttgagaaatttttttttccatatgtCGAACAATAGGCTGCATTTGAGAAACAAACAAGTGACTTGTTGTTTCCTCGTCCAGGAGTGGGTCCTTTTCTTTAGATTACCTGCTGTTAAGAATCTACAGTTGAAAAGAAGCCATGCAacagtaaaaagaaaaaaaaaaagccatgcaaaaatttttgatttttccccTAGAGGGACTTTCGAGATAATCTGAGCAAAGTTGGACCCTACTCCACCATTTGTAAGAAGGTATAGTAGTTTCTAACTGTTAAGGTCCTCTGTATGTTCCATTTCCATTCCACCTGAGAGAGTAACAATTGAAGTGAttgtctcctcttgagtgtAGAGCTTCTCTGAACAGGCTCCGAATATTTTGAGATGAGATGGCTTCTGCGGCCGATATATTCGATTTCCGTACAAATTCGAGCAAGTTTGAGAAAATCTCTTTTAGTGGTGCTGAACCGATCCAATGATCGAGCCAAAAGGAAACCTGCTTTCCATTTCCGACCCTAAAGACCATGCTTTGATTGAAAAGAGGATTTACCTTTATAATACCCTTCCATGCAGCAGAAGCCAATTTGATGTTTCTTGGTTTCGGTTGGCTAGGAAGCTTCTTGGTGTAGTAGATAGTTTAAACCAGTTCTCGTCAAGGTTTTGATTGCTCGTTGTAGAGTCTCCACTAACGTTTTACCAGTTCTCATCAAGGTTTTGAGATGCTGTTTTCGTCTACGGACCTTTTCGCAGGTCATTAGGAAGTGACCTCCGTTACAATTCTTTTCTCCCCTCCAAAGGAAGTCCCTGCGCTTTTTCTAGATTCATTCAATCGCCATCTGAGTTCAATTCTCAGGCAATGAACTATGGTTATGTTTAAATTATGATCATAAAGAATTTCATATTACTTTAAAACTGATATATTTGCCCGATTGTGTAATACCTAAATAGAAAAGGATAAGCTTTGAATACTTAAATGCTGGATTTAGATGCTCTGTATCTGCATTTCTTTGTTTGATAAATAGAAAACTTTCGaccacttttattattgtaattTATGAGATAAATCTTTGtatgatggtttttttttttgtataggcttcgtgttattgtggaCGAACCCAATTTGGGGCGGCAAGTATTTAGCTACTTCACCATGGCGCATTTGTGTTGAGAATGAGCCACCCCAATTTAATCAATAAAGCATCATTCACAGGCTCTTGGTTCCTAATGCCCAAACCACCCAAGCCCATAGGTTTTGTAAAGACGATTGTATGATACCCCCACAAGAAGTCCTTGATGATTGTGAAATTTTAGAGAAAAGTGAATTTGGAAATTTGACAGTAGACATTAAATAGATGGGAATAGAACTCGGTGCAAATTTTATGAGCACCGACCTCCCAGAATGTGGCGAAGTATGAGCCTTCCATCCCAAGAGAactgaataatttattttttgcccAGAAACCATGCAATGCGATAGAGTTTGATTGCCTCCTTATGATTGCAGGCTTCCATTACTGAGGCTTGCCCGCATAGCATCAAATCATCTGCAGACATAATATGTCATATAGAAGCTATTCTCGAGATTTGGAATCCCATGAGCTGCTTAAAACTTGAAATTCCACAATCCCAAACAGCATACTTCAATTGCTTTCCCTCAACTTGCTTCCTGGTAGATGGCAAGAGTTATAGAACCTTAGCACGCATGTCCTTTCATAATATATATAGCTTTGAACAAAATTCATTATATATGGTACCAACTCGTTCCAAGATACAGCTCCAGATACAGCCATTTCTGCAGAACTACAGCGTGCTCAATGGTTCCAGAAGCCAGCCGGTAAATAATCCTGCAGGAACGATCCAAGATTGAAGGCAGCAACTCATTGGCAATTTACGTAGTTAAAATCTTTCAAA comes from Phoenix dactylifera cultivar Barhee BC4 unplaced genomic scaffold, palm_55x_up_171113_PBpolish2nd_filt_p 001185F, whole genome shotgun sequence and encodes:
- the LOC103719377 gene encoding F-box/kelch-repeat protein At1g57790-like; its protein translation is MDSKHQTILKKPMGTLAKKKTIKTYNNSSSSSVWADLHESLLGLILDHLPLPDQLQFSLVCRSWRALAVTRPVTVPLLMLPPDDPGSETRTFYSPLDGTYHDVPLPGSSKKLCLASSHGWLLFADPYSDERFLHHPFSNARIDLPPWPFSSIPVDATVGLSLPPTDPGCVVVFMFDSCFVYCTIGDAAWSTVAMSSRWPTVVDCDAVACNGRLYVVSPCRQLGVVDVFNGVPRLSWLDLDDSRVRRVWPDVHKRWYVLEASGTILLVFKDSKTWYPKVFMADMDEMAWLEVEGFRDRALFLGKGGSFSVSNAGRIGQGNRIHFALQRWGYPTGEDRRFMVVYNMDGKHGHASWLLQSSWAKFSILDTNDIGWESSHWLLASTGGL
- the LOC103719367 gene encoding GDSL esterase/lipase At1g28580-like: MKSGRKRGKRRKEMVQRRPGFGGRRPAVDSRRRPERRGKPRASSVLVRNRGRRLGSLEQRNRGGGLEGRRGFGGGAWPRRHPGHRRKGRSRRRGARWSSEDSQVGPELLLSRFPPRQQRVIPPMAPKSNSPLKAVSFLFLVLFFWTSAGLEEREGCYIKAIYSLGDSIADTGNLLREGVGGAFAPIAHLPYGETTFHRPTGRCSDGLLMIDYLASSLNLPFVNPYLDKEANFNHGVNFAVAGATALDHSFFEERGILMPYTNSSLNVQLDWLKTHLDSVCSSETDCAEKLNHALFLVGEIGGNDYNYAFFGGKSITEVISYVPHVVQSIINASKEVIDMGAVQLVIPGNFPIGCFPSYLTASRSSDPDAYDDRMCFKGLNAFAMLHNLKLQEAIQELRKSHPHVIIMYADYYHAFLHLLDNAVDLGFAKNSLMKACCGSGGVYNFDASKMCGSPGASTCDNPAQHISWDGIHLTQKAYMIMARELISGGFSYPSYGVQEKWKCYY